ATATTCAAGGTGCTGGACGGCCGCAGTTACTGTCTCAGGGACAGGTTTCAGCACAAGGAGCAACAAATATGCCAGGGGGAGCTTTTATGAACTAATATAATCATGATCCATTTAATCATTTGTAAATTTTGGTCTCATCTAGTGTTCTGTTCTCTAGTGGGGGTTATCGGATTTAATGTGCTGCTCTGTCACTCATAATAAGTtactttatattttttaataagcTTAGTTTTAGGAGTTGAACTTTCAGAAGAATTGTTGTTTAATTTGAATATTCTACcgtgaaatgaaatgaaattattgttttttttttttgaagaattGATTTTGACGTGGTACATGACAACTGGACAAGCACTCTCATCTCTTCCAAAATTATGAAATTATTAGGATCTCTCTTCCCCCCTCTAATGCGACATATATAAGCCTGTTTCTTTTCCTTAAAAATTTAATCTTCTTCCACAATCCACATCCAAACAAAACTTGAATAATACGACTAGTTTTCAAATGTTTTGACCAAATAACCTATATGATCACAAGCACCTTCAACTCCTCTCGACCAACTACAAGAACAAAACACAATCAATCATATCCAACTTCACCAGCACAACTAATTGATTAGGTCCACCATTTGTACTAACATTTCACCGACAGAGAAGCAAACCTAATCGGTACAATTCTTTTGTGCAAATTAATCATCATCACTTATAACCAATCTTTTTGTCTCCATCACggttaattcaaaatcaagtacCCTCTTATCTctcaattttatatttataactGATAATTCAAATAAGAATACACGAATCTCTAACAAAGGACCAACCTTAGTGTCAACCCTAGTGACGTTTTAAAGCTCGTGCAGACAATAGCACTAATGGATTAACTGTGACAAATTCTAAAAGAATTTCAAAATGGCCCATGGATTAAAACTTGGGACAAAAAGGCACACATCTCGTGATAGTCATAATAAATCCAAGACCCGTCTTCAATTCTTGCCAACCAATCACCCCCACACACACCCCACAATCAATGGTCAAAAGCTTTCATATTCATAAGAAATCCACTCTTAACAATTGaccaaataataatattaaactaACAAAACAGACTCTTTTCATCACGCAACTGAACTAATCGCAGAATCTAATCTAACTAATTAAACCTTTGGAATATAGGtataaaaaacaatattaatGTCGGAGAAACCATACATTCAAAGCTTGTAGCTCTTCTCTGTCTTCTGCAACTCCTCCCTTTGGCCATTGAATATAAAATCCACGTTACTGGATTTTATCAAACTACAATGGAGAAAATGGGACTTCTTCTCGCTTCTTTCTTTTCATttctcttcattttcttctctCCGGTGCAGTCAAGAACACTCACATCCAGCTCAAAAACTGAGGTTCTTGATGTATCTTCTACACTGAGAAAAACCCATGATTTATCGTCGCTCAACTCCCAAAATTTGGTACGCTCAAGGCCCGATGTACAACACCAGAAACTCTTTGTTTCTTCCGGTTCGTCTCTGAGTTTTCAGCTGCATTCTCGCTTGGGCATCCGTAGGAGTTCTGATAAAGATTACAGTGAACTCACATTGGCTCGAATCAACCGTGACTCGGCCCGCGTCAAAGCGCTTCAGACCCGGCTAGATCTGTTGAGTTTAGGCATAAAGAAAGCAGATCTAACGCCACTGGAAGAAGAATTGGAGGATGAGAAGATTGAGGTCCCGGTAATTTCTGGGACAAGCCAAGGCAGCGGCGAGTACTTCTGCCGTGTCGGAGTTGGCAACCCGCCGACCCAATCTTACATGGTGCTCGACACCGGAAGCGACGTCAATTGGGTGCAATGCGCCCCCTGCGCGGATTGTTATCAGCAAGCAGATCCGATTTTCGACCCGGTCCAGTCCACTTCCTTCTCCACCCTCACATGCGACACCCAGCAATGCAGGTCGCTCGATGTCTCCGAGTGCCGTAACGACACGTGTCTCTACGAGGTTTCCTACGGCGACGGCTCTTTCACCGTCGGAGATTTTGTGAGTGAGACCTTCACTTTCGGAAACTCCGCGGCGGTGAACAACCTAGCTATCGGTTGCGGCCATAACAACGAAGGTTTATTCGTCGGAGCCGCCGGATTGATCGGCTTAGGCGGCGGCTCTTTGTCTTTTCCTTCGCAAATTAACGCTTCCTCCTTCTCTTACTGCCTCGTAGACCGCGATTCTGATTCCGCTTCAACTCTCGATTTCAACTCTTCACTCCCGCCCGACGCCATTACAGCTCCATTACTCCGGAACTCCAAGCTGGAAACCTTTTACTACGTAGATTTGACGGGAATCAGCGTCGCCGGCGAGCTGTTAACAATCCCGCCGGAGACTTTTCGGGTAAACCAAAACGGAGAGGGCGGGGTCATAGTGGATTCAGGAACGGCCGTTACTAGATTACAACCGGCGGCTTATGATTCTCTGCGAGATGCATTTAAGGCGGGGACACGAGACTTGCCGTTAACCAACGGCGTTGCTCTATTCGACACgtgctacaatttgagctcgaGGCAAAGTGTGGAGGTCCCAACGGTGTCGTTTCATTTCTCGAACGGGAAAGAGCTGAGTTTACCTGCTAAGAATTACCTGATACCGGTTGATTCATCGGGGACTTTCTGTCTGGCCTTTGCTCCGACGTCGTCCTCCCTTGGGATTATCGGTAATGTCCAGCAACAGGGGACACGTGTCAGTTACGACTTGGCTAATTCTTTAATTGCATTTTCACCCAATAAATGCTGAAATTGCTTTTTAATTTTATTGCTGTTTAGAAGAAAAAGTGTATGTGGGCTTGGGCTCGGTAACACCATAATGGTTGGCCCGGCCCACTAACATGCGTTTAGCTTCTTCTTTGTTCCAACCATTTTGGCTTGTGTTTTGTATTGAAAGTGTGATGTAAAAATTTGTTGCAAGCTGATATTCTCGATCTTTCGATTACTTTCAAAATCAGTCTTTTATTAAAATGTTTTTGTTGGTGTGATAATTGTTACTGCTGAGTAGAACAATCGAAACATAATGTTTGAGCTGTTGtacagtttaaaatatttgagttgtatatttGAGGTGTTGtacagtttaaaatatttgagttgtatatttACCACCAactataatttttataattttaatttattaatcttcaatgaattaaaatataaattagtaATCTGGCTAGGTTAAAGCACCTGGCCCTCGACTTTTTTAaaggatattatatttatacaatttttatgtataataataaaaaataaaaacaatattttaccCACCCCTTGATTCTTCTTAATTCCCaagttttaaattaaatttataaattttcaatctcaaattttagaataaaattgaaaatatcCCAAATCTAATACTAGGTTATGATTTGTAGCCATGATAAAAGAAtgattattaaataatcattttttatcttgtgtttggttcatttttatttagttttcaagtccttgattatgattGAAATATCTCActaatcattttatttgtgtgATTAAATATCCTTCTCAAAGGTGTGATAATGTATAATTTTTGGATAGTGATCTtgataaaattgtatattaaccATAATATCCTTGAATTATGTTCGTCAATATactatgaaaattaaaattagtaaaaatttaataataaatataatatctaaatttttattatattttttataaattaatttcttatatttttattattttcaattattttaaaaaacaataatattataattatcactaaaatttatttaacaataaatttaatattaatatttaaaatattattactattttaattattaattaaatatatatttataaatatatttctaataaatatatttaaattaatttaataaatgtaaatataattataaatatttaattatcgatccaattattttaagaatatatatttaattagcattttgggtattttggtcattacaataaaatttataaaattaattcataattttaaaatcataccaaacaccaTGTTATTTATCACACTATACTATTAATCCATATATATCATTTTCTAATCACTCTAATTATCAATCATTTACTTATTCTATTACATGTACCAAACGGAGCCTAAATATTTTCTTGTCTATCTCAATTGACTATCTAaccaaatataatatttttgctataattttaattctccaaGTTGCTAGatttctattattattattattattttgtgtaCTGTTATTACTCTGTTTTTTTCTTCCcattttttaaagtattttacTGTCAACCTTCAATTTTGtattatcccataaatttgtAAAAATTTTGACGTTTTACGAAACAGCAATGGTTTGACAAtttttttgtttcttgtttTAAACACAATTCTACCGTTTTTGCAAGTTTATTAGTATTTTCAACTAGAATTCCCTTGTCATATGGTTTTGATCCATATGTCTTGGAATTGCAACAATTTGCACAATTTTCTGAAATCTCAAGTGAACGAGAAAACAGCATCCGCGAAGGAATTCACGGGTTCTTGGCTGAAACAAGTggtataaacatatatatacaaaaaaaaaaaaaaatctaatagAATTCGGAGGGTATCTTGGATAGGTGACTCCAAAACAGAATACCCGTAAATAAATGTCACACACAAATGTCTTTACTGAAGAAGGCTATATAAGCACAAAGGGCGTGTCAAAGAACGAAAAACAAAGCCAGCAGCTCAGCTCAACATCGCACTGAATCACAAGAAATGCATACACTCCCAAAAAAAATGTGAAGACAaaccatattttagtttatTCTAGAAAATTCAATCCCGTGAAACGATTTCATAGAAGTTCATTGATACTTTTCTTTTGCCGCATTGGCTCCTTCATTCCCCAGTTCAGTATCTATCTGCACAAAGTAAAGAGTACATGGTATGAGAAGAGGTGTGTGAAAGTACCAGAAAATGCGTGGATTCGGCCACAAGCAAGAACGAAAATTTCATGTTACCTTCCAAACTAGGAATTTTTCAGCTTATTCATGGATATGGAGGATAAATAGACAGCTTAAATCCTCCGCCCCTGGCAATTTGCATCTGGTTTGGCTTTTCTGTTATTTTTTTCTCAATCTCCTTGGCAGTCGAAGCCGCAGTTTTAGTAGTACAATACATGTCCACAAGCCGGAGGCTTGAAATATCTGCGAAAGCTATTGGGACTACTAAAAGGCTACTGCAGTGTCTAAGATACAGATGTCTAAGTCTTGGAAAGTGACGAGCTTCAGATCTCCAGGTGGCCAGATCTGTCCTTCCAATATGCAATACTTTCAGACTGCGGAAGCCACCATCTTTTGATTCCCACCAATCCCCTTTAAATGCATTGTTTTTCAACTTTAGAATCTCTAAGTTCTCCAACATTCCCAATGTAGACATGTCTTTCCAGTCCAGTAGTGTATCTGACAATGTTAGCTTCTTCAGCTTCGGTGGGAATTTATACGTTTGAGGAAGACTATATAATTTTCCTTCAGAAGGTGGACGAGGAAATACGTCGTTCAACAGTTTTAAATTTTCAAGATAATCCAATTTTCCCAAACTATCAAATGGAGTGTTTCCGCTCTTGCTTTCTAGAAGCTTAGACAACGGACCCCGGATGCCCAAATTCTTCAGGTTAGGTGTCCTTAAAAACACATCTTCTGTACAACTTTCAGGTGATATGGTTGAAAGTGTTTGTAGGCTCCCAAGCATCAAAACTTCATCTTTACCTTTTCTACCTTTTGAAAGAGGCCCTGGCAAAGTTGTGGATGCATTTGTTTTTACGTGCCTCAGTTGAATCATCTTCCATAGATCTGCTTTAATGTCAAACGTGCGTGAAGATGTCTCAATCACAAAAGTTTGAATGTTCCAAAGGCTAGACATGGCGGCAGGAAGAATCTTGAAATTACAAGAGATAGCAATAAACCTCAAATGAACAAGTTGGATAAGGTCAGCAGGAAAACGACTAAAAAGGATGGACCGAGCATGCAATACTCTGAGTAGCTTAAATGCTCCAGTAATGGATGAGATATATTCAGCAGGTAAGTTAATTTCTTCATTGGAGAAGCACACAAAAGAACGCACGCGTGGACCAACTGGTTTAGATGAGATATAATTCAAGACACGAGTATGAATGCAAAGACGACGATAAGTTTGCAAGGTAAGGTTGGAAGATACATAGGTTCCTTGATCGAACCGCTTTATTTCTCGAAAAAAATTTTCTTCTGCAGCTACTCTTTTGCAAAACTCATGAAGCATGTCATGAACACGACATGTTTTATGTTTGCCATTAGATCTCCGGACTCCTGCCATCACTAAATTTCTGTTGACAAGGTCGTCCAAGTACTCCTCTCCAATATCCTCCAAGCTCATTCCGTCTTTTGACTGTATGAATCCTTCAGCAATCCACAACCGAATAAGTTTCCATACAGGGATCTCAAAGTCTTCCGGAAACATACCAAAGTAAATAAAGCATGCTTTCAAGTGATAAGGTAAGTGATTGTAACTTAATTCAATCAAATTGTCCACGCGTTTACTCTGTTCCAATGCCATAAATGCATCCACACTTTTAGCAACCGTTTCCCACCAATCTGTACCTTTCTCTAACAGAATTCCTCCAATTACCACAATTGCAAGTGGCAATCCTTGACATTGTTTGGCTATACGGGTTCCATCTTTTATTAATTCTTCAGGGCAATTCTCAGATCCCAGTGCCTTAATCTTTAGTAACTTCCAACTCTCGTCATACGTCAGAAAACGCAAATCGTGAGGATCCCTGTTTGGGTTAGCATGTTGCGCAACTTTTCTTATGCGGCTGGTTATCAATATCCTACTCTTCTTGTTGTTCTTAGGGAAACCGATTTTGAGATCATTCCAAGCCTGATCAGTCCAGACATCGTCCATAACAACCAAATATTTTCCTTTCTCTAAAATTTTACAAAGTTCTTTGGCCAGATTTTCATCATTCATCTTCTGCATGTCATCAGTCACCTGGGTGAAATGTCCAAGAATGTTGAGGAATACTTCTTTCCTGCTATAGTCTTGAGAAACATAGACCCATGCTCGGTTGTAGAACTCATACTCGATACCAGGATCGCGGTAAATCATCTTGGCCAATGTAGTCTTGCCAAGTCCTGCCATGCCAACAATCGAAATTACTTCTAGCTCATCTGCTCCCCCGGTGAGAAGACCCATGACTTTTTCAGCCTCATCCTCAAATCCCACCACGTTGTCTTCTTCAACAATAGGAGGCTGTATAGAAGGTTTCAAATCAGTAAAACTAAGATCGATTATGTATGTCCTTTAGTTTGTTTTTTCTCTACTCAATTTTTCCTGAAGAAATGCTTGTTTAAGATTAAGTAAACGAACATACAATAAGCAAACGATGTAATTCGTCACTAGTTTTTATGTTATTGAACTGACAAAGGTAATAAAAGAAAATAAGGAAACAAATAAATTCAACAATTCAAATCCAACTGTTAGTTCATTTTCATTTGAAATCTAGCAAACAACCTAAATTCGGAATCCGCAAAAATGACCAGCCATGGAGAACAATAGCAAGAAGATAGATACGAAAGTGAAAGTAGAAACCATGAAAAATTCACCTTTTTCTCTTTTGAGCTTCCCTCGGCCCCATCCCCTGTCTGAAGCGATTCGAACCCGAATAGTTTGTTTTTATAAATAGAATCCACCGTTTGTCGTATCTCCTCGATCCGTACCCCCACTTTGCGAAGCTTCTCCGCGTAAGCTGGAGTGTGGAAAGCCTTCTTGACGACGCCACGCGCCTTGTGCGCCGCCGCTTCGGCGACGAACGCGTCGATCACGTCTTCAGCATCGTACACCACGTTCCTGATCTGCTTCACCAACTCTTTCAGCACCTCATTCTTGCTGCGCTTCTCTGTGGAATCCTTGAGGAAAGCTTTGAACAAACCCAGATCGTTGTACAGACGCTCCACGTGGTTCTTCACTTCAGATATCAGGTTGACGTTGTACACGAGCAGCTGTTTCAGGTTCTCGAGCAGGAACTCCACGGCGGCGTCCGCCATCTCCGTCGAACACCTGACAGCCGGTTCTTGAATGAAGCTAAATCTGAGTTCACGATGATGCTGCTCCACTAAATATCCAATGAAACTACTGGAATTGGAAAATCACCATAGCCATGGATTAAGCAAGCTGTCTCTGTTCATATTTGTGCGAGTTGACTTGCCTGGCATTCATCCATCCGATTCGGGTTGACGCGTGATTTATGGGTCTTCGGGTTGACGCGTAATTTATGGGTCGGATCCATTTTTGTCAGCCCAAACTTATGGGGCTCCGAGCTGGCCCAATCCCCTACTTTCCAATTTTCATCGGCATACACCAGTTCATCCCGGCTTTGAAGAAACATCAAATTCAGTCTACTTATAATTATTTCATTGAGAAAATAAATCAAAAAATTATCGTTTATTGtcctaacacacacacacacacatagatATATATACCTCGACCACTTGGCTCATAAGATGagatgataaaaaaataaagataacgaaattattttttaaactcaAATTATTACAAAACTTGAATCAAATGCAAgttgatataaatatatatttcatatcaAATGGTTTCTTATATATTTTAACGATTTTTTTTATGTTGGTAGATCAAACTTATAATTTTAGCACtacaaattgatttttttttagccGAGTTTCATTGGACGAGCCAACAATGTCAGATATCATATCGGGAAAGTCTGGAACTATATACGAGCACTTTTGTGAAAATCTGATTGTATGTtccaaattttaattaattagatgATGAAAATTCAATCTAGACTAATTTGCAGGATGATTTTGGGGATTGGGTGCTAATGAAATGGAATAGCACAATGTGAAATTGATGGATCAATTTTATGGTGTTGCATCGTGTCATGGGAATAATTGATGTTTCACATATGGACATGCAAAGGATTCTTATTCCACCCATTTAATTGAAGTCAACGAAGGAATAATATCATCTAAGAATTAGGCATTGAATCTAAAACAAATTTTGGTCAGTTCTAATCTTTTATTTTAGTGCAAAATAATGCATGTTCCATTGATGTCCTGAGAATTGGGAAAGACCATTCCCTCGAAAGTGTCTATTCTTACCTTCTTttcattattttgtttttctcaAAACCTAAATTGGAATGACTTTGCCCAACTCAAGTCCATGTACAGATTCTGAGTTGGCTACACAAATCAGTGCATCCGTAGTGTAGATTCGTAGAATGAGTATGATAGTGTTATAGAAATTTAATGTAATAAAAATTTTCATGGCCGGCACACCTAGCTAATTGTGGGGGGCAGGTTGAAGTTAGGTTGGCATGCACTTGTCTTATGACTAATATacattacacacacacacatgtttgATATTATGAGTGGGTATCTTCGTGAGCACTGATGAGATGATGTACAtctattggatgtgatgaaattaTGTATCCAATAGGtcgcgcacacacacacacacacatattttgtgcCTTGGATTTTTTCACCACATTGTCCTAATTTAGAGCCATTTTCAACAAACgggcaaaaaaagaaaaaaaatagttttttagTCTACTAAATTGTTTGATTTTGGGTATAGTTGTCTACTATGTTTTCAAAgtttattttgatatattaatttttaattttcggtTATTTTGGTTCAATTACTGACGTGACATCAGAAAATACTGACATGACATCGAAAAATAACGACATAGCTTTGGAAAATGCTGACTTACCAAGCTGTCATGTCAACAATTGAACCAAATTAATTGAAATTAAAAGTTAAtatattaaaactaaaatttaaaaagttaatgattaaaataaaaaataacaagttaatgaaaagaaatcattttctcaaaaaaaaaaaaaaaaaccatccaAATAATCTTGTCAACAAGTTCATACTCTATACACATTCTCCATGGAGTTGAATTACATGATATTCTACCACTAGTCATTTCCTTGATATTGTATCGTATAAATGTAGATGAACCACAtcgtttgtgagctattcgaaattcaattaattaaaagtTCGTTTGAACTCGTTTAATGAGATTCGTTAAAATAAACGAACCAAACTCAAGTTTTACAATATTCgactcgttagctcgtgaataTATTCGTTGGTAAGTTAATGAGTTATATCttatatgaaaaaataatatttttgatatttgttgattttgcacattacttatgaaatatatagaaaaatttattaaatgaatttattataagaaatttataaattttaataagaattctatatttttctctaaatatataatatactttttaatgaattttatgaagatttaaatgtataattcttATTTATTAAGTTCATTTAGGCTCGATAAAAATTTGAATAAGCTTGTGAACCATGAATATATttgttaaataaagctcgagctcgactcgattataaacgagtcgagctcaaacattcaagaatTCGGCTCGACTCAACTCGACAATTTTGAATGAACCTAT
This genomic interval from Primulina eburnea isolate SZY01 chromosome 16, ASM2296580v1, whole genome shotgun sequence contains the following:
- the LOC140816845 gene encoding protein ASPARTIC PROTEASE IN GUARD CELL 1-like encodes the protein MEKMGLLLASFFSFLFIFFSPVQSRTLTSSSKTEVLDVSSTLRKTHDLSSLNSQNLVRSRPDVQHQKLFVSSGSSLSFQLHSRLGIRRSSDKDYSELTLARINRDSARVKALQTRLDLLSLGIKKADLTPLEEELEDEKIEVPVISGTSQGSGEYFCRVGVGNPPTQSYMVLDTGSDVNWVQCAPCADCYQQADPIFDPVQSTSFSTLTCDTQQCRSLDVSECRNDTCLYEVSYGDGSFTVGDFVSETFTFGNSAAVNNLAIGCGHNNEGLFVGAAGLIGLGGGSLSFPSQINASSFSYCLVDRDSDSASTLDFNSSLPPDAITAPLLRNSKLETFYYVDLTGISVAGELLTIPPETFRVNQNGEGGVIVDSGTAVTRLQPAAYDSLRDAFKAGTRDLPLTNGVALFDTCYNLSSRQSVEVPTVSFHFSNGKELSLPAKNYLIPVDSSGTFCLAFAPTSSSLGIIGNVQQQGTRVSYDLANSLIAFSPNKC
- the LOC140815891 gene encoding putative late blight resistance protein homolog R1B-17 yields the protein MADAAVEFLLENLKQLLVYNVNLISEVKNHVERLYNDLGLFKAFLKDSTEKRSKNEVLKELVKQIRNVVYDAEDVIDAFVAEAAAHKARGVVKKAFHTPAYAEKLRKVGVRIEEIRQTVDSIYKNKLFGFESLQTGDGAEGSSKEKKPPIVEEDNVVGFEDEAEKVMGLLTGGADELEVISIVGMAGLGKTTLAKMIYRDPGIEYEFYNRAWVYVSQDYSRKEVFLNILGHFTQVTDDMQKMNDENLAKELCKILEKGKYLVVMDDVWTDQAWNDLKIGFPKNNKKSRILITSRIRKVAQHANPNRDPHDLRFLTYDESWKLLKIKALGSENCPEELIKDGTRIAKQCQGLPLAIVVIGGILLEKGTDWWETVAKSVDAFMALEQSKRVDNLIELSYNHLPYHLKACFIYFGMFPEDFEIPVWKLIRLWIAEGFIQSKDGMSLEDIGEEYLDDLVNRNLVMAGVRRSNGKHKTCRVHDMLHEFCKRVAAEENFFREIKRFDQGTYVSSNLTLQTYRRLCIHTRVLNYISSKPVGPRVRSFVCFSNEEINLPAEYISSITGAFKLLRVLHARSILFSRFPADLIQLVHLRFIAISCNFKILPAAMSSLWNIQTFVIETSSRTFDIKADLWKMIQLRHVKTNASTTLPGPLSKGRKGKDEVLMLGSLQTLSTISPESCTEDVFLRTPNLKNLGIRGPLSKLLESKSGNTPFDSLGKLDYLENLKLLNDVFPRPPSEGKLYSLPQTYKFPPKLKKLTLSDTLLDWKDMSTLGMLENLEILKLKNNAFKGDWWESKDGGFRSLKVLHIGRTDLATWRSEARHFPRLRHLYLRHCSSLLVVPIAFADISSLRLVDMYCTTKTAASTAKEIEKKITEKPNQMQIARGGGFKLSIYPPYP